A region from the Chthoniobacterales bacterium genome encodes:
- a CDS encoding prepilin-type N-terminal cleavage/methylation domain-containing protein, which yields MKKSTQAFTLVELLVVIVIIGILAAIALPVFQKAQEKARAMSDLSNLKQLGIAVQAFKGDNNGEIPSGSTATSAPKVWQQQLNPSYISTWKVFKSPFDSRTVTETTSSPVSYGINGEGATTGILGIDSSKITYPSNLIMFAPALSAGTGLTFSGIGDADVLVTVTTAGIGDRGTHSSRKRINVVYADGHAEDILFSKFIIKTGDEGSKRWDYTYVAP from the coding sequence ATGAAAAAATCCACTCAGGCATTCACCCTCGTCGAGCTTCTCGTCGTCATCGTCATCATCGGCATTCTCGCAGCCATCGCTCTGCCGGTTTTCCAGAAGGCTCAGGAAAAAGCCAGGGCAATGAGTGATTTGAGCAATCTCAAGCAACTCGGAATCGCTGTGCAGGCTTTCAAAGGGGATAATAATGGAGAAATTCCCAGTGGCTCCACGGCAACGAGTGCGCCCAAAGTTTGGCAACAACAGCTGAATCCTTCCTACATCTCCACATGGAAAGTCTTTAAATCGCCTTTTGATAGTCGAACAGTTACCGAGACTACTTCTTCACCAGTAAGTTATGGAATAAATGGCGAGGGTGCTACTACTGGAATACTTGGCATTGATAGCTCAAAAATCACCTATCCAAGTAACCTTATTATGTTTGCGCCGGCGTTATCCGCAGGAACAGGACTTACATTTAGCGGCATAGGAGATGCGGACGTTTTGGTAACTGTCACTACTGCCGGAATCGGCGACCGTGGCACCCATTCTTCTCGCAAGAGAATCAATGTAGTTTATGCCGATGGCCATGCAGAAGACATTCTCTTCAGTAAGTTTATCATAAAAACTGGTGATGAAGGCAGCAAGCGGTGGGATTATACGTATGTAGCACCTTGA
- a CDS encoding DUF4230 domain-containing protein has translation MQRPPVRVLGFTIFCLLLTALAYYGARWAENFPRQLAAATEAALEQRALQLRSQFFAMTNFQPRVRVRQRVLSETTANIAELAILEKDTEVQREFVHTWAGSTKTLRLRGKYRVKIGFNLLDRFEIQVEKGHHRILLPPATILSVEQREMKVEALENGYWNPISADDLETSVAALQQQARDQSRGLVTQAEENFTMRLRSQWDPRLEVVRVQP, from the coding sequence ATGCAACGTCCACCTGTCCGCGTCCTGGGTTTCACCATTTTTTGCCTGCTGCTCACGGCGCTGGCCTACTACGGAGCGCGCTGGGCGGAAAATTTTCCCAGGCAGCTCGCGGCGGCGACCGAGGCGGCACTGGAGCAAAGAGCCCTGCAACTCCGCTCGCAGTTTTTCGCGATGACGAATTTCCAGCCGCGCGTGCGGGTGCGGCAGCGCGTTCTCTCCGAAACCACGGCCAACATCGCCGAACTCGCGATTCTCGAGAAAGACACCGAAGTCCAGCGCGAGTTCGTTCACACCTGGGCGGGCAGCACGAAAACCCTGCGGCTGCGCGGCAAATACCGGGTGAAAATCGGCTTCAACCTCCTCGACCGTTTCGAAATCCAAGTCGAGAAAGGGCACCATCGCATTCTCCTCCCGCCCGCGACGATTCTCTCCGTCGAGCAGCGCGAAATGAAAGTCGAGGCGCTCGAAAACGGCTATTGGAACCCCATTTCCGCCGACGATTTGGAAACCTCCGTCGCCGCGCTCCAGCAGCAGGCGCGCGACCAAAGCCGCGGGCTCGTGACGCAGGCGGAGGAAAATTTCACCATGCGACTTCGATCGCAATGGGACCCGCGTCTGGAAGTCGTCCGCGTGCAGCCCTGA
- a CDS encoding DUF2062 domain-containing protein → MNWNIKEKLRQVLTQNATPHSVATGGAIGMFFGFLPFFGVKTLLSYFTSLILRVNTPAAIIAVTLHDLLLPFLPVILRVEYQLGFWLTSHPHHFAPKIKRGQLNLDFFHDWNKFLKVGMPVLIGSVIVGLLAAGAVYLLVYAFVWRRKARIARHAQQASGE, encoded by the coding sequence ATGAATTGGAACATCAAGGAAAAGCTCCGCCAGGTGCTCACGCAAAATGCGACGCCGCACTCGGTGGCGACCGGGGGTGCGATCGGGATGTTTTTCGGGTTTCTGCCGTTTTTCGGTGTGAAGACGCTGCTGAGTTATTTCACGAGCCTGATTTTGCGGGTGAATACGCCGGCGGCGATTATCGCGGTGACGCTGCACGATTTGTTGCTGCCGTTTCTGCCGGTGATCCTGCGCGTGGAGTATCAGCTCGGCTTCTGGCTCACCTCGCACCCGCATCATTTCGCGCCGAAGATCAAACGCGGGCAACTCAACCTCGATTTCTTTCACGACTGGAACAAATTTCTGAAGGTAGGTATGCCAGTCCTCATCGGTTCCGTCATCGTAGGTCTGCTGGCAGCGGGCGCGGTGTATCTGCTGGTTTACGCGTTTGTCTGGCGGCGCAAAGCCCGCATCGCGAGGCACGCGCAGCAAGCCTCCGGGGAGTAG
- a CDS encoding type I phosphomannose isomerase catalytic subunit — protein MEFNDPLFFEPLFMERVWGGSHLQTLFDKHLPHGSRIGESWEIVDREEAQSVVHIGPLKGSTLQELWTGYRADVFGKDYIAHPSPRFPLLFKLLDAQERLSIQVHPPAALAPILDGEPKTEMWYIVDARLDHAIFAGVKKGTTRDTFQQHLDAGTVEEIVQRIPVESGDAIFIPSGRLHAIGAGNVIVEIQQNSDTTYRVFDWNRLGLDGQPRQLHVEQSLQSIDYNDTDPQLLPRDQEELVRCDYFRVEKWEINEPRASITDGRFCIITVLTGRIRTGRRVFSKGEFFLVPPTQKDLTLYPVAPDTTLLRTTIPI, from the coding sequence ATGGAATTTAACGATCCGCTCTTCTTCGAGCCCCTCTTCATGGAACGCGTCTGGGGCGGCAGCCACCTCCAGACCCTCTTCGACAAACACCTCCCGCACGGCAGCCGCATCGGCGAAAGCTGGGAAATCGTCGATCGCGAGGAAGCCCAGAGCGTCGTCCACATCGGCCCGCTGAAAGGCTCCACCCTCCAGGAACTCTGGACCGGCTACCGCGCCGACGTCTTTGGCAAAGACTACATCGCCCATCCCTCGCCCCGCTTTCCCCTCCTCTTCAAGCTGCTCGACGCCCAGGAACGCCTCTCCATCCAAGTCCATCCGCCCGCCGCCCTCGCCCCCATCCTCGACGGCGAACCGAAGACCGAAATGTGGTACATCGTCGATGCCCGGCTCGACCACGCCATCTTTGCCGGAGTCAAAAAAGGCACCACGCGCGACACCTTTCAGCAACACCTCGATGCCGGCACCGTCGAGGAAATCGTCCAGCGCATCCCCGTTGAATCCGGCGACGCCATCTTCATCCCCAGCGGACGCCTCCACGCCATCGGCGCGGGCAACGTCATCGTCGAAATCCAGCAAAACAGCGACACCACCTACCGCGTCTTCGATTGGAACCGACTCGGACTCGACGGCCAGCCCCGCCAGCTCCACGTCGAACAATCGCTCCAATCCATCGACTACAACGACACCGACCCCCAACTCCTCCCACGCGACCAGGAGGAACTCGTCCGCTGCGACTACTTCCGCGTCGAGAAATGGGAGATCAACGAACCCCGCGCCAGCATCACCGACGGTCGTTTTTGCATCATCACCGTGCTCACCGGCCGCATACGCACCGGCCGCCGCGTCTTCTCCAAGGGCGAATTTTTCCTCGTCCCGCCGACTCAAAAAGATCTCACCCTCTACCCCGTCGCCCCCGACACCACCCTCCTCCGCACCACGATCCCGATCTAA
- the priA gene encoding primosomal protein N': MPAFVRVIVDHSPDREFDYAVPENLASSIVIGSRVRLPFREKDTLGTVVGLLDESDIEGIRPITALVGQQNAVRPKLIELARWMADYYACPVETAMRSVLPQVIRKADVGFRQQIAIELAREVSEMELESLRKKAPRQAEAIDAIRLHGGTPVLLAELARQSSVGEATFRTLVEKGILKTRIAVRPRDPNEGETFVHSAALTLSDNQVKVLAAVIESLDTAGEKKPMLLHGVTGSGKTEIYLRAIQHTLDLGKSAIVLVPEISLTPQTTERFRERFNAAGHVVAVLHSHLSSGERHDEWHKIATGAARIVIGARSAVFAPVSDLGLIVVDEEHETSYKQEEAPRYQARDVAIVRAKLENCAILLGTATPSLESYRNCLTGKYRLLQLLQRVDDKKMPVIQIVDMREESRRHSKKDGGSPLLSEKLKTAIESRLEKREQTILFLNRRGYSTSLVCNACGHVVHCPNCSVPLTFHRSSNRLNCHICGHIEVPPKVCPECRDPGIRQQGAGTEKIEEAVARIFPKSIVRRMDADSMTKKDAFREMLNAFRTGKIDILVGTQMIAKGLHFPNVTLVGIINADSALHLPDFRAGERTFQLITQVAGRAGRGDVEGEVFVQSHTPFHPCIQFARHHDFAGFQEQELDFREKCAYPPFTHMILVTVRSPHELRGSFSAETLARRLAENLPEGTILGQSAPAPMERLKGYYRFHIILRAHHILKTSRHIREVISKLTFPEDVIVTTDVDPYQLL; this comes from the coding sequence ATGCCCGCCTTCGTCCGAGTCATCGTCGATCATTCGCCCGACCGTGAATTTGATTACGCGGTGCCGGAAAACCTGGCGAGTTCCATCGTTATCGGGAGCCGGGTGCGGCTGCCGTTTCGCGAAAAAGACACCCTCGGCACCGTCGTGGGCTTGCTCGACGAATCCGACATCGAAGGCATCCGCCCGATCACCGCGCTGGTCGGCCAGCAAAACGCTGTTCGCCCCAAGCTGATCGAACTCGCCCGCTGGATGGCCGATTACTACGCCTGCCCGGTGGAGACCGCGATGCGCAGTGTGTTGCCGCAAGTCATTCGCAAGGCGGACGTGGGATTTCGCCAGCAGATTGCTATCGAACTCGCCCGTGAAGTGAGTGAAATGGAACTCGAATCACTCCGCAAAAAAGCCCCGCGCCAGGCCGAGGCCATCGACGCGATCCGGCTGCATGGCGGCACCCCGGTATTGCTCGCCGAACTCGCCCGCCAGAGCAGCGTCGGAGAGGCCACGTTCCGCACGTTGGTTGAAAAAGGCATTCTGAAAACCCGCATCGCCGTTCGTCCTCGCGATCCCAATGAGGGCGAAACCTTCGTTCACTCCGCCGCGCTCACCCTGAGCGACAACCAGGTGAAAGTCCTCGCCGCCGTCATCGAATCGCTCGACACCGCGGGCGAAAAAAAGCCCATGCTCCTCCACGGCGTCACTGGGAGCGGCAAGACCGAAATCTACCTCCGCGCCATCCAGCACACGCTCGACCTCGGCAAGAGCGCCATCGTTCTCGTCCCGGAAATCTCGCTCACGCCGCAGACGACCGAGCGTTTTCGCGAGCGCTTCAATGCCGCCGGGCACGTCGTTGCCGTCCTGCACAGCCATCTTTCCAGCGGCGAGCGCCACGACGAATGGCACAAGATCGCCACTGGGGCGGCCCGCATTGTCATCGGAGCCCGCAGCGCCGTCTTTGCGCCCGTTTCCGACTTGGGTTTGATCGTGGTCGATGAGGAACACGAGACCTCCTACAAGCAGGAGGAAGCGCCGCGTTATCAAGCCCGCGACGTCGCCATCGTTCGGGCGAAATTGGAAAACTGCGCCATCCTCCTCGGCACCGCTACGCCGTCGCTCGAAAGCTACCGCAACTGCCTCACCGGCAAATATCGCCTCCTGCAACTTCTCCAGCGCGTCGATGACAAAAAAATGCCCGTCATCCAGATCGTGGACATGCGCGAGGAAAGCCGACGCCATTCCAAAAAAGACGGCGGCAGCCCGCTTCTCAGCGAAAAACTGAAAACCGCCATCGAGTCGCGACTCGAAAAACGCGAGCAAACCATCCTCTTTCTCAATCGCCGCGGCTACTCCACCTCGCTGGTTTGCAACGCCTGCGGACACGTCGTGCATTGCCCAAATTGCAGCGTGCCGCTCACTTTTCATCGGAGTTCCAATCGACTCAACTGCCACATCTGCGGTCACATCGAAGTGCCGCCCAAAGTCTGCCCCGAGTGCCGCGACCCCGGCATTCGCCAGCAAGGCGCGGGCACCGAGAAAATCGAGGAAGCCGTCGCCCGGATCTTTCCCAAGTCCATCGTGCGCCGGATGGATGCGGATTCCATGACCAAAAAGGACGCCTTCCGCGAAATGCTCAACGCCTTTCGCACCGGCAAGATCGACATCCTGGTCGGCACGCAAATGATCGCCAAGGGCCTCCATTTCCCCAATGTGACTCTGGTCGGCATCATCAACGCCGACAGCGCGCTCCATCTGCCCGATTTCCGCGCGGGCGAACGCACCTTCCAGCTCATCACCCAAGTGGCCGGACGCGCCGGGCGCGGCGATGTCGAGGGCGAGGTGTTTGTGCAATCGCACACGCCGTTTCACCCCTGCATCCAGTTTGCGCGGCATCACGATTTCGCCGGATTTCAGGAGCAGGAGCTCGATTTCCGAGAAAAATGCGCCTACCCGCCTTTTACCCACATGATCCTGGTCACCGTCCGCTCGCCGCACGAATTGCGCGGGAGTTTTTCGGCCGAAACATTGGCCCGCCGCCTCGCTGAAAACCTCCCCGAGGGTACCATCCTCGGCCAATCCGCCCCGGCTCCCATGGAGCGATTGAAGGGCTACTACCGCTTCCACATCATCCTGCGCGCACACCACATTTTGAAAACCAGCCGCCACATCCGCGAGGTGATTTCCAAACTCACCTTCCCCGAAGACGTCATCGTCACCACCGACGTCGATCCCTACCAACTCCTGTGA
- a CDS encoding transglycosylase SLT domain-containing protein, with translation MIDDDSDEGGHGFLAFALEAGCAKLTAHHDMGSFFKKFAASCIVIAGLVGGLFVISHGDPLYFVKEKLSLGAYSQYDPIIAKVARENGVEFDLIKAVIWQESRFGAHKIGTSGERGLMQVTEAAAADWAKANNVANFEPEKLFDPETNISVGAWYLKRALDHYRKKDRPLSFALTEYNAGRSRVKRWIGKPEAGESPMSAEEMKQKSFDSTRDYVESIEHRYEYYKKAGANRL, from the coding sequence ATGATCGACGATGACTCGGACGAAGGCGGGCATGGGTTTTTGGCGTTTGCGTTGGAGGCAGGTTGCGCCAAGCTAACCGCACATCACGACATGGGTAGCTTTTTTAAGAAATTTGCGGCGAGTTGCATCGTTATCGCGGGGCTCGTCGGCGGACTGTTCGTGATCTCGCACGGCGACCCGCTTTATTTCGTAAAGGAGAAACTGAGCCTCGGCGCGTACTCGCAATACGACCCGATCATTGCCAAAGTCGCCCGTGAAAACGGGGTGGAGTTTGACCTGATCAAGGCCGTGATCTGGCAGGAAAGTCGCTTCGGCGCGCACAAGATCGGGACGTCGGGCGAGCGGGGTTTGATGCAAGTAACCGAGGCGGCAGCGGCGGATTGGGCGAAGGCGAACAATGTCGCGAACTTCGAGCCGGAGAAATTATTCGACCCCGAGACGAATATCTCCGTGGGTGCGTGGTATCTGAAGCGCGCGCTGGATCATTACCGGAAAAAGGATCGTCCGCTGTCGTTCGCGCTCACCGAATACAATGCCGGGCGCAGCCGGGTGAAACGCTGGATCGGCAAGCCCGAGGCGGGCGAATCGCCGATGAGCGCCGAGGAAATGAAGCAGAAAAGTTTCGACAGCACTCGCGACTACGTGGAGTCGATCGAGCATCGCTACGAGTATTACAAGAAGGCCGGCGCGAATCGCCTCTAA
- a CDS encoding SWIB/MDM2 domain-containing protein → MATPKPKTPAKSPAKAPAKKANAAFMKPVQPDEQLAAVVGSKPLPRTEVTKKVWEYIKKNNLQNPKKKTEIVADEALKVIFGGKKSVTMFEMTKLISGHLS, encoded by the coding sequence ATGGCGACACCTAAACCGAAAACCCCTGCTAAATCCCCCGCAAAAGCTCCCGCGAAAAAAGCTAACGCTGCTTTCATGAAGCCTGTGCAACCCGATGAACAATTGGCTGCCGTTGTGGGTTCGAAACCGCTCCCACGCACTGAAGTCACTAAAAAAGTGTGGGAATACATCAAGAAAAACAACCTGCAAAACCCCAAGAAAAAAACGGAGATCGTCGCTGACGAAGCTTTGAAAGTTATTTTTGGCGGCAAAAAATCAGTCACGATGTTCGAGATGACCAAGCTCATCTCCGGCCATCTTTCCTAA
- a CDS encoding TVP38/TMEM64 family protein, whose product MTTSNKLKLALFILLLAGMAVGAKIVGLATINAWMQTFIHYVQGLGWWGMLLYVVVFGIVCLLALPAMPLTIGAGIIFHFWIGVIITILGLALGASLGFLTSRYLARGIVAEKLKDSPKFKAIDTAIGNEGWKIVTLLRMCPLPFGLSNYIYGITSIPFWHYLVATVAGVLPSTAFFVYLGHAGQAGLDSASTKSPALLLPLGLGLIAGIACLFYVGKVARQAVAKATRETPIAPPEMIEIDPS is encoded by the coding sequence ATGACCACTTCCAACAAGCTCAAGCTCGCCCTCTTCATCCTGCTTCTGGCCGGCATGGCCGTTGGAGCGAAAATTGTCGGGCTGGCTACAATCAATGCTTGGATGCAAACCTTCATCCACTACGTGCAAGGCCTCGGCTGGTGGGGCATGTTACTCTATGTAGTCGTCTTCGGCATCGTCTGCCTCCTCGCCCTGCCCGCGATGCCGCTAACCATCGGCGCAGGGATCATTTTCCATTTCTGGATCGGCGTCATCATCACAATTCTCGGCCTCGCGCTGGGTGCTAGCCTGGGTTTCCTCACCTCCCGCTATCTCGCGCGCGGCATCGTCGCTGAAAAACTGAAGGATAGCCCGAAGTTCAAAGCCATCGACACCGCCATTGGCAACGAAGGTTGGAAAATAGTCACCCTCCTCCGCATGTGTCCCCTGCCCTTCGGCCTCTCCAATTACATTTACGGCATCACCTCGATTCCCTTCTGGCACTACCTCGTGGCCACAGTCGCTGGCGTGTTGCCGAGCACTGCGTTTTTTGTTTATCTCGGGCACGCGGGCCAGGCTGGGCTCGACTCGGCTTCCACCAAAAGCCCGGCGCTGCTGCTGCCATTGGGGTTGGGACTGATTGCGGGGATCGCCTGCCTGTTCTACGTGGGAAAAGTCGCCCGCCAAGCCGTGGCCAAAGCGACTCGCGAAACGCCGATTGCACCGCCGGAAATGATCGAGATCGATCCGAGTTAG
- a CDS encoding AAA family ATPase: MNTVTPRIFIAATHQDDGKTTTSLGLFAAFKKRLGRIGYIKPVGQRFIDVEGTLIDEDSVLIGNTYEVHTPLEAMSPIAVEPDFTRQYIEGGNIKHLTDRIQNSFDRAAWEKEFAIIEGTGHAGVGSVFDLSNARVAQLLSSKVIIVTKGGIGRPIDDLALNKALFDQQGVEVVGVILNKVLPEKVDYIEDFARRGLHRLGIDLLGVVPANSILAKPTLQQVCERIQGRFVSGTRNCGRRHVTKVIIGAMTPTNLFPQFKAGTLVITPGDREDIILAAISSHRPEEGHPLPLAGFILSADHLPHPRIMEQLAESGIPAIASPLDTYSVASGIHSMTVKTMPGDQQKIETIQQMIEKHVEIDRLLEKLSLPIAP, encoded by the coding sequence GTGAATACCGTTACCCCGCGCATCTTTATCGCAGCCACCCACCAGGACGATGGGAAAACCACCACCTCGCTGGGATTATTCGCAGCCTTCAAAAAGCGATTGGGCCGCATCGGCTACATCAAGCCAGTTGGACAGCGTTTCATCGACGTTGAGGGCACGCTAATCGACGAGGATTCCGTTCTCATCGGTAATACCTACGAGGTCCACACGCCGCTGGAGGCCATGAGTCCCATTGCCGTGGAACCCGACTTCACCCGGCAATATATCGAGGGTGGAAACATCAAGCATCTCACCGACCGCATTCAAAATTCTTTCGACCGGGCCGCTTGGGAAAAGGAATTCGCGATCATCGAAGGCACCGGGCACGCGGGAGTTGGATCGGTATTTGACCTTTCCAATGCGCGCGTGGCGCAGTTGCTTTCGAGCAAAGTGATCATCGTTACCAAAGGCGGAATCGGGCGTCCCATCGACGATCTCGCGCTGAACAAAGCCCTGTTCGACCAGCAAGGTGTCGAAGTCGTTGGCGTGATCCTGAACAAAGTCCTTCCTGAAAAAGTGGACTACATTGAAGATTTCGCGCGGCGCGGCCTCCATCGACTGGGGATCGATCTCCTCGGAGTCGTCCCGGCCAATTCCATTTTGGCGAAACCGACTTTGCAGCAAGTCTGCGAGCGCATTCAGGGCCGCTTCGTTTCCGGCACGCGCAACTGCGGGCGACGTCACGTCACAAAAGTCATCATCGGCGCGATGACGCCCACGAACCTGTTTCCACAATTCAAGGCCGGCACGCTCGTTATCACACCCGGCGACCGCGAGGACATTATTCTCGCAGCCATTTCCTCGCACCGGCCCGAAGAGGGACATCCGCTGCCACTGGCGGGTTTCATTCTTTCGGCGGATCATCTGCCGCACCCGCGCATCATGGAGCAACTGGCGGAGTCGGGCATCCCGGCGATTGCGTCACCACTCGATACTTATTCCGTGGCCAGCGGGATTCATTCGATGACCGTGAAGACAATGCCGGGCGATCAGCAGAAGATCGAAACCATTCAGCAGATGATCGAGAAGCACGTGGAAATAGATCGACTGCTCGAAAAACTTTCGCTCCCGATAGCGCCCTAA
- a CDS encoding FecR domain-containing protein yields MRKSFRPSRKLHGIYSAAVLSLTAALSLGNASAEAKAARLLTTSAGEQQLQVGSSVTTDKVNSATLIPLPGIIVKVQPGSHVTLLSNEVAEGSSRNVRVSVESGSASVFLDQQYAKSNDFAVVTCQGEIKASDALFNVSVGSPDSSVAVVDGQVSISLLSGNVKTLPSGLVSKLSDCGVNATASEGSPISQDSVAVQAASNSLTMLAESVAKKEVSAQTFAGTVLLVETTISPEASQNARQVLSQLIASNKTAVPADVAANKLASADSNATTGSSEQGSFSDTQTFSDGKTFSDGKTFSDGKTFADGKSDPAAPGEGPGNSISALRPPNPPPASSIPNVSL; encoded by the coding sequence ATGAGAAAATCATTCAGACCATCTCGGAAATTGCACGGAATCTACTCCGCCGCAGTTTTATCACTCACCGCCGCCCTCTCCCTTGGCAATGCCTCGGCAGAAGCCAAGGCCGCTCGCTTGCTGACCACGTCGGCAGGAGAACAACAACTGCAAGTCGGTTCCAGCGTTACCACTGACAAGGTGAACAGCGCCACTCTGATCCCGCTTCCGGGCATCATCGTGAAAGTCCAGCCCGGCAGCCACGTCACCTTGCTCTCGAACGAAGTGGCGGAAGGTTCCAGCCGCAACGTCCGTGTCTCCGTCGAATCCGGCTCTGCGTCGGTCTTCCTCGATCAGCAATACGCCAAGAGCAACGACTTCGCCGTTGTCACCTGCCAAGGTGAAATCAAGGCTTCTGACGCTTTGTTTAACGTTTCCGTCGGCAGCCCCGATTCTTCCGTCGCCGTTGTGGACGGACAGGTATCGATCAGCTTGCTCTCTGGAAATGTGAAAACATTGCCCAGCGGATTGGTTTCCAAACTCTCTGATTGCGGCGTGAATGCGACCGCTTCCGAAGGTTCTCCGATCTCCCAAGATTCCGTGGCTGTGCAAGCCGCTTCCAATTCGTTGACCATGCTCGCCGAGAGCGTTGCCAAGAAAGAAGTGTCTGCGCAGACCTTCGCCGGCACCGTTCTGTTGGTGGAAACCACGATCTCACCTGAGGCATCCCAGAATGCCCGCCAAGTCTTGAGCCAGTTGATCGCCAGCAATAAAACCGCTGTCCCGGCTGACGTCGCCGCGAACAAACTCGCTTCGGCTGATTCGAATGCAACTACCGGCTCCTCCGAGCAAGGCAGTTTCAGTGACACCCAAACCTTTAGCGATGGCAAAACTTTCAGCGACGGCAAGACCTTCTCTGATGGTAAAACTTTCGCTGACGGCAAATCGGACCCAGCCGCTCCCGGTGAAGGCCCCGGCAACAGCATCAGCGCCCTGCGCCCGCCAAATCCTCCTCCGGCTTCTTCAATTCCGAACGTTAGCCTCTAA
- a CDS encoding outer membrane beta-barrel protein: MSTANFLCKTTMRSATSPKVILAVASALGLIATTQAQDIIRPSMTRAYAPDNRKFTAEEPNYNIRVGSVSLLMDASVFAEYNDNVNLSNVDKQSDVIIRPSIGVTAKWELSELNSVTLHIGAGYAYYLNDNNGGGSGFTLDPGSELAFNIYSGDFKIRIYDAFSLTDTPIDSVGFSNVDNFGQFSNTAGIAVTWDISDLAITAGYSHNDIIGTSGNYDYLDSKTDQVYGTIYYAINPTWGVGIEGAYSATRYDQNIQNDATGWNLGAFVEGTLTENFSFRAAAGYQAIDFDNRSGTVDVTGLLGSLGNDTDNFGGIYANAGITNQLNAYITQDLTIGREAMLGVNSNYIDLIYVRHTTKWSIIKDVDLITRLFYEKASESGSFNAEDAKRYGASIGATYQFAPTWILSAEYGFIKKDSNLDFRDYTQNRVLVGITYQF, translated from the coding sequence ATGAGCACCGCCAATTTCCTTTGCAAAACCACCATGCGTTCAGCGACTTCGCCCAAAGTCATCCTCGCTGTAGCCTCCGCCCTGGGGCTGATCGCCACGACGCAGGCACAGGATATTATTCGGCCTTCCATGACACGGGCTTATGCGCCGGACAATCGAAAGTTCACCGCCGAAGAACCTAATTACAACATCCGAGTGGGCTCGGTTTCGCTCTTGATGGATGCCTCGGTTTTTGCCGAATACAATGACAATGTTAACCTCTCCAATGTTGACAAACAGTCCGACGTCATTATTCGCCCATCCATTGGAGTTACAGCGAAATGGGAACTTTCCGAGTTGAATTCCGTCACGCTCCACATTGGTGCCGGTTACGCTTATTACTTGAACGACAACAACGGTGGCGGTTCGGGATTCACCCTGGACCCCGGCTCCGAGCTGGCCTTCAACATCTATTCCGGCGACTTCAAGATTCGCATCTACGACGCTTTTTCTCTCACGGATACGCCGATCGACTCCGTGGGCTTCAGCAACGTGGATAACTTCGGCCAATTCTCCAACACCGCCGGAATCGCCGTCACTTGGGACATCTCCGATCTGGCCATCACTGCCGGTTACAGTCACAACGACATCATCGGCACCTCGGGAAATTACGACTATCTCGACAGCAAGACCGACCAGGTTTATGGCACTATTTATTATGCAATCAACCCGACATGGGGTGTTGGCATCGAAGGTGCTTATAGTGCCACTCGTTATGACCAGAATATTCAAAACGACGCCACTGGCTGGAACTTGGGCGCTTTCGTTGAAGGCACGCTTACTGAAAACTTCTCCTTCCGCGCTGCCGCTGGTTATCAAGCGATTGATTTCGATAATCGCTCCGGCACCGTGGACGTCACCGGGCTCTTGGGCAGTCTTGGAAATGATACCGATAACTTTGGCGGCATCTACGCCAACGCAGGCATCACGAATCAACTCAACGCCTACATCACACAGGATCTAACCATCGGGCGCGAAGCCATGCTTGGCGTCAACTCCAATTACATCGACCTCATTTATGTCCGGCACACCACCAAATGGAGCATCATCAAGGATGTGGACCTTATTACCCGCCTGTTTTATGAGAAAGCCAGTGAATCAGGAAGCTTCAATGCTGAGGATGCCAAGCGCTACGGCGCATCCATCGGAGCCACCTACCAATTTGCTCCAACTTGGATTCTTTCCGCCGAATATGGTTTTATCAAAAAGGATTCAAACCTCGATTTCCGCGATTACACGCAAAACCGGGTTCTGGTTGGCATCACTTACCAATTCTAA